One genomic segment of Acaryochloris marina S15 includes these proteins:
- a CDS encoding DNA-binding protein, with the protein MALTRDFKETIHSRVQSDPEFATALLDEAAYLMLNGEPETARLILRDLVNATVGFEQLAVEANKPSKSLHRMLSAKGNPTMDSLNAIFTALRKKLNVDIQVHAVSSS; encoded by the coding sequence ATGGCATTAACGAGAGATTTCAAAGAGACTATCCACTCCCGTGTTCAATCGGACCCTGAGTTTGCAACTGCTTTATTGGATGAAGCGGCGTACCTCATGCTTAATGGTGAGCCGGAAACCGCCCGATTAATATTGAGGGATTTAGTAAACGCGACGGTTGGCTTTGAACAACTTGCTGTTGAAGCGAATAAGCCCAGTAAGAGTCTCCATCGAATGCTATCTGCGAAAGGGAATCCAACAATGGATAGTTTGAACGCAATCTTTACTGCTCTGCGAAAGAAGCTAAATGTGGATATTCAAGTTCATGCAGTTTCTTCTTCTTGA
- a CDS encoding toxin HicA, translating to MASIDKIVAKMGNNPAGIKFSDLCKVCDHYFGEARQTSGSHRVYKTPWQGDPFVNIQSKKGMGKPYQVKQVLAAIQKLESM from the coding sequence ATGGCCAGTATCGACAAAATTGTTGCCAAAATGGGGAATAATCCCGCTGGGATTAAGTTCTCAGATTTGTGCAAGGTTTGCGATCACTACTTCGGGGAAGCTCGTCAGACTTCTGGAAGCCATCGGGTTTACAAGACTCCCTGGCAGGGTGATCCTTTCGTCAATATCCAATCCAAGAAAGGGATGGGCAAACCCTACCAGGTCAAACAAGTGTTAGCCGCGATCCAAAAGCTGGAGTCAATGTGA
- a CDS encoding type II toxin-antitoxin system HicB family antitoxin: MDAKYYTYRVIWSQEDEEFVGLCAEFPSLSWLDEDQQSAFAGIVELVKDCIEDLVAQDEPIPTPLSKKQYSGKFMVRIPPEQHRQLAIQAAEQGISLNRLASSKLVSGG; the protein is encoded by the coding sequence ATGGATGCCAAATACTATACCTACCGGGTCATCTGGTCCCAAGAAGATGAGGAGTTTGTGGGCTTGTGCGCCGAATTTCCAAGTTTGAGCTGGCTGGATGAAGATCAACAGTCTGCTTTCGCTGGCATTGTGGAATTGGTCAAAGATTGTATTGAGGATTTAGTGGCACAGGATGAGCCTATCCCTACCCCTCTGTCTAAAAAACAATACAGTGGGAAATTTATGGTGAGAATTCCACCTGAGCAGCATCGTCAATTGGCTATCCAAGCAGCAGAGCAAGGGATTAGCCTCAACCGCCTAGCTAGTAGCAAATTGGTATCTGGGGGTTAG
- a CDS encoding transposase gives MNIAQREQQIIRIQSQSSYASINEALEATLRLEASQVTQKIIEAALDEEVQAYLSQLQGTRPRRSGYYQRVLDTQYGRIPQLSVPKLRKGNADREWQILERYQRALGSLLDFCLGLYVMGLSLRDLQEALYEILGAVLSVNAINRITLKAQKQMFQRRQTRLEETPPILIVDGVWASVQCSSEDFWEDQAGHIRKLRHAEDRVILVAMAVWPDGTQTVLHYEMATQESEAAWSLFFAHLWQRGLQPYSVKLIVSDGTTGLPKVIRALFPLAQHQRCITHKVRAMLRHLGYGQLSYLDAQGQELSLPEAKKQRYAQIQHDAYAIYKAPTWEGAVISFLVFEKKWTDIEPDAVRTFINDCALTLNFYDFDASLHSLIRTSNALERLFREFRTKADEIGAFPNEESCLAILFLVFRRDHAKHDRLKNRGE, from the coding sequence ATGAACATTGCCCAGCGCGAACAACAGATTATCCGCATCCAATCCCAAAGCTCCTATGCCTCTATTAACGAAGCCCTGGAAGCAACCCTACGCCTGGAAGCAAGCCAAGTCACCCAGAAAATAATAGAGGCAGCACTAGACGAAGAAGTGCAAGCCTATCTATCCCAACTTCAAGGGACTCGACCTCGGCGCTCAGGTTATTATCAACGGGTTCTAGATACGCAGTATGGCAGGATCCCTCAACTGTCTGTCCCTAAACTACGTAAAGGGAACGCAGACCGAGAGTGGCAGATTTTAGAACGTTACCAACGTGCCCTTGGCAGTCTCCTCGATTTTTGCCTCGGCCTGTATGTCATGGGTTTATCGCTTCGGGACTTGCAAGAAGCTCTCTATGAGATTCTAGGAGCAGTCTTATCCGTTAATGCCATTAACCGAATTACGCTAAAAGCTCAGAAGCAAATGTTCCAAAGGCGTCAGACTCGTCTTGAGGAAACCCCTCCTATTCTGATTGTCGATGGTGTTTGGGCTAGTGTTCAGTGTTCCTCAGAAGACTTTTGGGAAGACCAAGCTGGGCATATCCGGAAACTACGCCATGCAGAAGACCGAGTCATTCTAGTCGCTATGGCAGTGTGGCCCGATGGCACCCAAACGGTGCTTCATTATGAAATGGCGACGCAAGAATCGGAGGCAGCTTGGTCACTATTCTTTGCGCATCTGTGGCAACGGGGATTGCAACCCTATTCGGTGAAGTTGATTGTGAGTGATGGTACGACTGGGTTGCCTAAGGTGATTCGTGCTCTGTTTCCCCTCGCACAACATCAACGCTGCATTACCCACAAGGTTCGAGCCATGCTGCGGCATTTAGGCTATGGGCAATTGTCGTACCTGGATGCGCAAGGACAAGAGCTTTCACTTCCTGAAGCTAAGAAACAGCGGTATGCACAAATTCAACATGATGCCTACGCCATCTATAAAGCGCCCACCTGGGAAGGGGCAGTTATTTCATTTCTGGTGTTTGAGAAAAAGTGGACAGACATCGAACCTGACGCCGTCAGAACCTTTATCAACGATTGTGCCCTGACTTTGAACTTCTATGATTTTGATGCATCTCTTCACTCACTCATTCGAACCTCAAATGCACTCGAGCGGTTGTTCCGGGAATTCCGAACCAAGGCCGATGAAATTGGTGCGTTCCCTAATGAAGAGAGCTGTTTAGCAATTCTCTTCCTCGTTTTTCGTAGGGATCATGCCAAGCATGATCGGCTCAAAAACCGTGGCGAATAA
- a CDS encoding type II toxin-antitoxin system HicB family antitoxin yields the protein MKYKGYESVVEFDANDQIFFGRVLGIRDVIAFDGQTADELKQSFHNVIDDYLADCQQVGKDPSQSK from the coding sequence ATGAAGTACAAGGGCTATGAATCTGTGGTTGAGTTCGATGCTAATGATCAGATCTTCTTTGGTCGCGTCTTGGGGATTCGCGATGTCATTGCATTTGATGGTCAGACGGCGGATGAGTTAAAGCAATCTTTTCATAACGTCATTGATGATTATTTAGCCGACTGTCAGCAAGTGGGTAAAGATCCTTCTCAATCAAAATAG
- a CDS encoding plasmid pRiA4b ORF-3 family protein, translated as MEAPSNAVTSVYQLKITLLGVRPQVWRRIQVPETMTLAQLHSVLQVVMGWEGYHLHEFSDSEDEAMTLAELIEDDLFSFGYLYDFGYMWQHEIKVEKKLVREPEQTYPVCLAGKRACPPEDCGGDWGYAHLLRVLKNPRHSQYEERMEWVGSEFDPKAFDLEEVNQALKELEVETMSYFD; from the coding sequence GTGGAGGCACCATCGAATGCAGTAACCAGCGTCTATCAATTGAAGATCACGCTGTTGGGTGTCCGCCCCCAAGTCTGGAGACGGATTCAAGTCCCAGAGACGATGACACTGGCGCAGCTCCATTCCGTGTTGCAAGTTGTGATGGGTTGGGAAGGCTACCATCTCCATGAGTTCTCGGATAGCGAAGACGAAGCCATGACGTTAGCAGAGCTGATTGAAGATGATTTATTCTCATTCGGCTACCTCTATGACTTCGGGTATATGTGGCAGCACGAAATCAAGGTGGAGAAAAAGTTAGTGAGGGAGCCTGAACAAACCTATCCAGTATGTCTGGCAGGGAAGCGGGCTTGTCCACCGGAAGACTGTGGTGGCGACTGGGGGTATGCACATCTGCTGAGGGTACTGAAGAATCCCCGACATTCACAGTATGAGGAAAGAATGGAATGGGTTGGGAGTGAGTTTGACCCGAAAGCGTTTGACCTGGAGGAGGTGAATCAAGCCTTGAAGGAGCTTGAGGTTGAAACAATGAGCTATTTTGATTGA